One Lacunisphaera limnophila DNA window includes the following coding sequences:
- a CDS encoding SDR family NAD(P)-dependent oxidoreductase: MPSLHGKWSLVTGASRGVGAHLSTALAQLGSNVVLHSRRLDHTRDLAARLAQTGVKVVTVAGELSDQRAVDDLLDAALEQAGAIDIVYNNAAIMTPYRENTWEVTAEDFRTSFEVNVISLARICYRLMPPMLSRRWGRVVNLTSGIKEQPELCAYSISKAAVDKFVRDFVPKLAGTGVQMNLLDPGWLRTDLGGPRAPNDPATCLPGALVPALLDDGISGRFFCAQDYAGLTIEAALTKAGRR; the protein is encoded by the coding sequence ATGCCCTCCCTCCACGGAAAATGGTCCCTCGTCACCGGCGCCAGCCGGGGCGTGGGCGCCCACCTCAGCACCGCCCTCGCCCAGCTCGGCTCCAACGTCGTCCTGCATAGCCGCCGGCTCGACCACACCCGCGATCTCGCCGCCCGCCTCGCGCAGACCGGTGTCAAGGTGGTGACCGTCGCCGGCGAACTCTCCGACCAGCGCGCGGTGGACGACCTGCTCGACGCCGCGTTGGAACAGGCCGGCGCCATCGACATCGTCTACAACAACGCCGCCATCATGACGCCCTACCGGGAAAACACCTGGGAAGTCACGGCCGAGGACTTCCGCACCAGCTTCGAGGTGAACGTCATCAGCCTCGCCCGGATCTGCTACCGCCTTATGCCGCCGATGCTCTCCCGCCGTTGGGGACGCGTGGTCAACCTGACCTCGGGCATCAAGGAGCAGCCGGAACTCTGCGCCTACTCGATCTCCAAGGCCGCCGTCGACAAGTTCGTCCGCGACTTCGTCCCCAAGCTGGCCGGCACCGGCGTCCAGATGAACCTGCTCGACCCGGGCTGGCTCCGCACCGACCTGGGTGGCCCGCGCGCGCCGAACGACCCGGCCACCTGCCTGCCCGGTGCGCTGGTCCCCGCCTTGCTCGATGATGGGATCAGCGGTCGCTTCTTCTGTGCCCAGGACTACGCCGGCCTGACGATCGAAGCGGCCCTGACCAAGGCCGGGCGCCGGTAA
- a CDS encoding histidine kinase yields MLFPSQTLCWGPRLLALTLLAGWPSVGITTEVEPITQIGVIRAMAKEAAAAAVPVRVRGAVIAAEVNSLVIHDGTAGLFVHGVPGPVPAFGREVIVEGVTDPGEFAPVIRAERITDIGAREVEPLVIARLEDLETGRLDCQWVEVEGWVRSAQAVPPTEHCYTAYAVLSAGDTRLNLMFTQTSIAEVQAWVGSRVRLRARCGHFFNSHGQHYGTRLVVPHSGTVVVLEPALPRESVPLTRIDSLMRYAPEEPTHGRVHIRGIVTYLRGEAELYVQQEQRGVFVQRVDRTPLAIGDSVDVVGFVRRGLYSPEVEDATTGRLGAGEGMRPRAVSVEEARAADGELLQLEGMVLDNFRSPEAVVLTLKGPGAPFTATLARDELLAPLPATGSRVQLTGVVRVISTPAIGAAYPWRPNSFELRLRTAADLVVLEVPPIGLAVWVFGAATALTTAALLVSGVLWWKSKARLREQNRQRIAREAEFAAMMKERMRLAREIHDSLAQGYTAISIQLEMAKHKLPPGAAGAQDHLETARGLVRESLVEARRSIAGWRQGLLSNADFHAELRRVSESLLRDTGIEFHCVLDGNVARLGADAEVELLRIATEAMTNAVKHARARHVHVTYREQADFGEMQVRDDGVGLPAGAPAAAGFGLRGMHERAQRLNGHLVVTGEPGLGTRVVIRLPLLA; encoded by the coding sequence ATGTTGTTCCCGTCCCAAACCCTGTGCTGGGGGCCCCGATTGCTCGCCCTGACCCTGTTGGCCGGCTGGCCGTCGGTGGGGATCACGACGGAGGTCGAGCCGATCACCCAGATCGGGGTCATTCGCGCAATGGCGAAGGAGGCGGCCGCCGCGGCGGTTCCGGTCCGGGTTCGCGGCGCGGTGATCGCCGCGGAGGTCAACTCGTTGGTCATCCATGATGGCACCGCCGGGTTGTTTGTGCATGGCGTGCCGGGGCCCGTGCCCGCCTTCGGGCGGGAGGTGATCGTGGAGGGCGTCACCGACCCTGGGGAGTTTGCGCCGGTGATCCGGGCGGAACGCATCACGGATATCGGGGCGCGCGAGGTGGAGCCGCTGGTGATTGCGCGGCTGGAAGACCTGGAAACCGGGCGGCTGGATTGCCAATGGGTCGAGGTCGAGGGTTGGGTGCGCAGCGCCCAGGCGGTACCGCCCACCGAGCATTGCTACACCGCCTACGCCGTGCTCTCAGCCGGCGACACGCGGCTGAACCTGATGTTCACCCAAACCAGCATCGCCGAGGTCCAAGCCTGGGTCGGATCCCGGGTGCGGCTGCGGGCCCGCTGCGGACATTTTTTCAATTCGCATGGGCAGCACTATGGCACGCGCCTGGTCGTGCCGCACAGCGGCACGGTCGTTGTGTTGGAACCGGCCTTGCCCCGGGAATCCGTCCCGCTCACGCGGATCGACTCCTTGATGCGGTATGCACCCGAGGAGCCAACCCATGGGAGGGTGCACATCCGGGGGATCGTGACCTATCTCCGGGGCGAGGCGGAACTCTATGTGCAGCAGGAGCAGCGGGGCGTCTTCGTGCAGCGCGTCGACCGTACGCCGCTGGCGATTGGCGACTCCGTTGATGTCGTGGGTTTTGTGCGCCGGGGACTCTACTCGCCGGAAGTGGAGGATGCGACGACCGGGCGGCTTGGTGCCGGGGAGGGCATGCGCCCCCGGGCGGTCTCCGTCGAGGAGGCCCGGGCGGCCGATGGCGAACTCCTGCAGTTGGAGGGCATGGTCCTCGACAATTTTCGCAGCCCCGAGGCTGTTGTGCTGACGCTCAAGGGGCCGGGCGCGCCCTTCACCGCAACGCTCGCACGCGATGAATTACTGGCACCCTTGCCGGCCACCGGCAGCCGCGTGCAACTCACCGGGGTGGTCCGGGTCATCTCCACGCCTGCGATCGGTGCGGCGTATCCTTGGCGGCCGAATTCCTTTGAGCTCCGACTGCGGACGGCGGCCGACCTGGTTGTGCTCGAGGTGCCGCCGATCGGCTTGGCGGTATGGGTTTTTGGCGCGGCGACGGCGCTGACCACCGCCGCCCTGCTGGTCTCGGGGGTTTTGTGGTGGAAGTCCAAGGCCAGGTTGCGCGAGCAAAACCGGCAGCGGATCGCCCGCGAGGCCGAGTTTGCGGCCATGATGAAAGAACGCATGCGGCTGGCGCGGGAGATCCACGACAGTCTGGCGCAGGGCTACACCGCCATCTCGATCCAGTTGGAGATGGCCAAGCACAAGCTGCCGCCCGGGGCGGCCGGAGCCCAGGATCACCTCGAGACGGCGCGCGGCCTCGTCCGCGAGAGTCTGGTCGAGGCGCGCCGGTCGATCGCCGGATGGCGGCAGGGCCTGCTCTCAAACGCGGATTTCCACGCGGAGCTGCGGCGAGTGAGCGAATCGCTCCTGCGCGACACCGGGATAGAATTCCACTGCGTGCTCGACGGCAATGTTGCTCGGCTCGGGGCCGACGCGGAGGTTGAGCTGCTGCGCATCGCCACGGAGGCGATGACCAACGCCGTGAAGCACGCCCGCGCGCGCCACGTGCATGTGACCTACCGCGAGCAGGCGGACTTCGGCGAAATGCAGGTGAGGGACGACGGCGTGGGCCTGCCGGCCGGTGCCCCGGCCGCCGCCGGCTTCGGCCTCCGGGGCATGCACGAGCGCGCGCAACGGCTCAACGGGCACCTCGTGGTGACCGGCGAACCCGGCCTGGGCACGCGGGTCGTCATCCGCCTGCCTCTCCTTGCCTAG
- a CDS encoding MFS transporter gives MPDQPLPAKPIPAPARPAGRVWTAGTLTYTSSALVVLALYLLLGDFAYWMRERSAAPVTQLMLKKFGASDMITGLFLLTIPGAVLLVVGPVVSYWSDNHRSRWGRRIPFLVVPAPFVALAMIGLAFSPTIGATLHGWFGGDPAGSRWAVLVVMGLCWTIFEIGVIVMNAVFNALMNDVVPRELLGRFFAMFRAAGLIAGVLFNYKIIGHAEENYTLILASIGVLYGIGFVVMCLGVKEGSYPPPAPVPAHSSSPALNAVREYFRDCFTKPYYLLVFVFLALANLAFMPVNTFGLYAAKGYQLSMETYGRYLVVTYICSFTLAFPLGWLADRFHALRVGLAALLLYAVFMLVAFFYIHDADSFGHMFLAHGVLSGCFFTGAAAVAQMLYPKLKFAQYAGAGGLVAALCNMTLGPALGGLLDGLGNDYRYVFLVGSGIALAALGIGGAVLYRWHRLGGQAGYEAPA, from the coding sequence ATGCCCGATCAACCGCTCCCGGCCAAACCGATCCCGGCCCCCGCCCGCCCTGCCGGACGGGTCTGGACCGCCGGGACATTGACCTACACCTCATCCGCGCTGGTGGTGCTGGCGCTTTACCTCCTGCTCGGCGACTTCGCCTACTGGATGCGCGAACGCTCCGCCGCCCCCGTCACGCAGCTGATGCTGAAAAAATTCGGGGCATCGGACATGATCACCGGGCTGTTCCTGCTCACCATCCCGGGGGCGGTGCTCCTGGTGGTGGGTCCCGTGGTCAGCTACTGGAGCGACAACCACCGCTCGCGCTGGGGCCGCCGCATCCCGTTCCTGGTCGTGCCGGCGCCGTTCGTCGCGCTGGCGATGATCGGCCTGGCCTTCAGTCCCACGATCGGCGCGACCCTGCACGGCTGGTTTGGCGGGGACCCCGCCGGCAGCCGCTGGGCGGTGCTGGTGGTGATGGGCCTCTGCTGGACGATCTTCGAGATCGGCGTGATCGTGATGAACGCGGTGTTCAATGCCCTGATGAACGACGTGGTGCCGCGCGAGTTGCTGGGCCGCTTCTTCGCGATGTTCCGCGCCGCGGGCCTCATCGCCGGCGTGCTGTTCAACTACAAGATCATCGGCCACGCCGAGGAAAACTACACGCTCATCCTGGCCTCCATCGGCGTGCTCTACGGCATCGGCTTTGTCGTGATGTGCCTCGGTGTGAAGGAAGGCTCCTACCCGCCGCCGGCCCCGGTCCCGGCGCACTCCTCGTCGCCCGCGCTCAATGCCGTCCGCGAGTACTTCCGCGATTGCTTCACCAAGCCGTACTACCTGCTCGTCTTCGTCTTCCTTGCCCTGGCCAACCTCGCGTTCATGCCGGTGAACACCTTCGGGCTCTACGCCGCCAAGGGCTACCAGCTCTCGATGGAAACCTACGGGCGCTACCTCGTGGTGACCTACATCTGCTCCTTCACCCTCGCCTTTCCCTTGGGCTGGCTGGCGGACCGCTTCCACGCGCTGCGGGTCGGGCTCGCGGCGCTGCTCCTCTACGCCGTGTTCATGCTGGTGGCATTCTTCTACATTCACGACGCCGACTCCTTCGGCCACATGTTCCTCGCCCACGGCGTCCTGTCCGGGTGCTTCTTCACCGGCGCGGCCGCCGTCGCGCAGATGCTCTACCCGAAGCTCAAGTTCGCCCAGTACGCGGGTGCCGGCGGGCTGGTCGCCGCATTGTGCAACATGACGCTCGGGCCGGCTCTCGGCGGGCTCCTCGACGGCCTGGGCAACGACTACCGTTATGTCTTCCTCGTGGGCAGCGGTATCGCCCTGGCGGCCCTCGGCATCGGCGGCGCCGTCCTCTACCGCTGGCACCGGCTCGGCGGCCAGGCCGGCTATGAGGCGCCCGCCTGA
- a CDS encoding hydroxyacid dehydrogenase: MPHPLTPPLRPRPSAVLALRPELQPWLFPPSAQAQLEHMVALFGPISPAGASPPPVEALQQVEVLVGSWGIPVLDRGWLDAMPNLRVVLYAAGTVRGFVTDEFWRRGIQLSTAATANAGPTAIFAEAMILLALKHTWFYLREKITVWPQLADTASSGVHASTVGIIGLSRVGRHVIKALQRHELNILLYDPTVTAQEADHVGVTLCDLRTLFATSDVVSLHAPLLPQTTGMIGGKHLRVMKPHATFVNTARGALVNEAEMIAILQARPDLTAVLDVTETEPTPADSPLRRLPNVVLTPHLAGARHRELALLGRVVLEELSRYLAGQPLAWAVDQAAAARMA; the protein is encoded by the coding sequence ATGCCTCACCCCCTCACCCCGCCCCTCCGGCCTCGGCCCAGCGCGGTCCTGGCCCTCCGGCCGGAACTGCAGCCATGGCTTTTCCCGCCGTCAGCCCAGGCGCAGCTGGAGCACATGGTGGCCCTGTTCGGACCGATCTCGCCTGCCGGCGCCTCCCCGCCGCCGGTGGAGGCCTTGCAGCAGGTTGAGGTGCTGGTGGGCAGCTGGGGAATCCCGGTGTTGGACCGCGGGTGGCTCGACGCCATGCCCAATCTGCGTGTCGTGCTCTACGCGGCCGGCACAGTGCGCGGCTTTGTCACCGACGAGTTCTGGCGGCGCGGGATCCAGCTTTCCACGGCGGCTACGGCCAATGCCGGGCCCACCGCGATTTTTGCCGAGGCGATGATCCTCCTCGCCCTCAAGCACACCTGGTTCTACCTCCGGGAAAAAATCACGGTCTGGCCCCAGCTGGCCGACACGGCGTCCTCCGGGGTGCATGCCTCGACCGTGGGCATCATTGGCCTCAGCCGGGTCGGCCGGCATGTGATCAAGGCCCTGCAGCGGCATGAGCTGAATATCCTGCTGTATGATCCGACCGTCACCGCCCAGGAGGCGGACCACGTCGGGGTGACGCTGTGCGATCTGCGGACGCTGTTTGCCACCAGCGATGTCGTTTCCCTGCATGCGCCCCTGCTGCCCCAGACGACGGGCATGATCGGCGGCAAACACCTGCGGGTCATGAAACCGCATGCGACCTTCGTCAACACGGCCCGCGGCGCCCTCGTAAACGAGGCCGAGATGATCGCCATCCTGCAAGCCCGTCCCGACCTGACCGCGGTGCTGGATGTCACCGAAACCGAACCCACGCCCGCGGACTCGCCGTTGCGGCGGCTGCCCAATGTGGTGCTCACGCCTCATCTCGCCGGTGCCCGCCACCGTGAGCTCGCCCTGCTGGGCCGGGTGGTGCTTGAGGAATTGTCGCGCTACCTGGCCGGCCAGCCGCTGGCCTGGGCCGTCGACCAAGCCGCCGCGGCCCGCATGGCCTGA
- a CDS encoding alginate lyase family protein has translation MPLRALSRFMKSVLLAVLFLGSLGLAGAAMTFVHPGALNSREELNFVKAQIQAGAEPWKGEFERIKAGRYAHMGPHALTHIDSKSEDANVSRYDAAAAYSQALLWYFTGDEAYARSAVAILNAWSNLQGFTAGTQQDRLQAGWIGAVFAPAAEIMRLYSGWSVGEIAAFQAMFRRAFYPQLTTASTWNGNIDLTQIDAMLAIAVFNEDEVLFRQGLERLRVRSAAYFYLTSDGPRPRPIAGDHGDPEKFWSHPRRWVDGLTQETCRDNGHHTQFALGSALHAAETAWHQGVDVYTEHQQRYVAAMELLAGQFLSGSLDGLAANDVASRERFNTWEVGYHHYHGRMGLDLPNTRRLIVEQIRTDSIRAIWNLNYETLTHAELPGDL, from the coding sequence ATGCCCCTCCGTGCCCTCAGCCGGTTCATGAAATCCGTTTTGCTGGCTGTTCTGTTCCTTGGCTCGTTGGGTCTGGCCGGTGCGGCGATGACTTTCGTTCATCCCGGGGCGCTTAATTCCCGGGAGGAATTGAACTTTGTGAAGGCGCAGATCCAAGCCGGCGCTGAGCCGTGGAAAGGCGAGTTCGAACGGATCAAGGCAGGGCGCTATGCCCACATGGGTCCGCATGCGTTGACCCACATCGACTCCAAGAGCGAGGACGCCAACGTTTCCCGCTACGACGCGGCCGCTGCGTACAGCCAGGCCCTCCTCTGGTACTTCACGGGGGACGAGGCCTATGCCCGGAGCGCGGTGGCCATTCTCAATGCCTGGAGCAACCTCCAGGGGTTTACCGCCGGCACGCAGCAGGATCGCTTGCAGGCCGGCTGGATCGGCGCGGTCTTCGCGCCGGCGGCGGAGATCATGCGGCTTTACTCCGGCTGGAGCGTCGGCGAGATCGCAGCCTTTCAGGCCATGTTCCGCCGCGCCTTTTATCCGCAGCTGACGACCGCCAGCACCTGGAACGGCAACATCGACCTGACGCAGATCGACGCGATGCTCGCGATCGCGGTGTTCAACGAGGATGAGGTGTTGTTTCGGCAGGGCCTTGAGCGGTTGCGCGTGCGCAGCGCGGCTTACTTTTATCTCACCAGTGACGGGCCCCGGCCCCGGCCGATCGCCGGCGATCACGGGGACCCGGAAAAATTCTGGAGCCACCCCCGCCGCTGGGTCGACGGGTTGACGCAAGAGACCTGTCGCGACAACGGCCACCACACGCAGTTTGCCCTGGGCTCGGCGTTGCACGCCGCCGAGACCGCATGGCATCAGGGAGTCGACGTCTACACCGAGCACCAGCAGCGTTATGTCGCCGCGATGGAGTTGCTCGCGGGGCAGTTTCTCAGCGGCTCCCTCGACGGGCTGGCCGCCAACGACGTTGCCAGCCGCGAGCGTTTCAACACGTGGGAGGTGGGCTACCATCACTACCATGGCCGGATGGGCCTCGATCTGCCCAACACCCGCCGGCTGATCGTGGAGCAGATCCGGACCGACTCGATCCGCGCCATCTGGAACCTGAACTATGAGACGCTGACCCACGCGGAACTGCCGGGCGATCTTTGA
- the panB gene encoding 3-methyl-2-oxobutanoate hydroxymethyltransferase: MKSILDFNRARQAGRPIVMVTAYDAAMARLVAVSEADVILVGDSAAMVVHGLPSTVHATLDMMVMHTAAVRRGAPEHVIVADLPFLSFRQGREVAVRAAGALLQAGATAVKLEGVTGHEDVIAHLVGSGIPVMGHLGLTPQSVNQLGGYRLQGRSEAEAARLRAEAGRLEELGAFSLVLECVPAALAAEITASLAITTIGIGAGNGTSGQVLVLNDLLGLDAGFRPRFARRYLDGHAAILTALNDYARDVRGARFPAREEVLA, from the coding sequence ATGAAGAGCATCCTCGACTTTAACCGGGCGCGCCAGGCAGGGCGGCCCATTGTCATGGTCACGGCCTATGATGCCGCGATGGCGCGGCTCGTGGCCGTGTCGGAAGCCGACGTGATCCTCGTCGGCGACAGCGCGGCCATGGTCGTGCACGGGCTGCCGTCGACGGTGCATGCCACGCTGGACATGATGGTGATGCACACGGCCGCCGTGCGCCGGGGCGCGCCGGAGCACGTGATCGTGGCGGATCTGCCGTTCCTGAGTTTTCGCCAGGGGCGGGAGGTGGCCGTGCGGGCCGCCGGCGCCTTGTTGCAGGCGGGGGCCACGGCCGTGAAACTGGAAGGGGTGACTGGTCATGAGGACGTGATCGCCCACCTGGTCGGCAGCGGCATCCCGGTCATGGGCCACCTCGGGCTCACCCCGCAGTCGGTCAACCAACTCGGCGGCTACCGGCTGCAGGGGCGCTCGGAAGCCGAGGCCGCGCGGCTGCGGGCCGAGGCAGGGCGGCTGGAGGAGCTCGGGGCTTTCTCGCTGGTGCTGGAATGTGTGCCGGCGGCGCTCGCGGCGGAGATCACGGCCAGTCTGGCCATTACCACGATCGGGATCGGGGCCGGGAATGGCACCTCGGGGCAAGTGCTGGTCTTAAATGATCTGCTCGGGCTGGATGCCGGGTTCCGCCCGCGGTTTGCCCGCCGTTACCTGGATGGACACGCGGCCATATTGACGGCCCTCAACGACTACGCCCGCGACGTGCGCGGGGCGCGCTTCCCGGCCCGGGAGGAGGTGCTGGCATGA
- a CDS encoding response regulator yields the protein MPSPLQLLVVDDHPAFRAGLRALLNDDPRFSVVGEAGTVAEAVARHAELHPDVTLMDLNLQQESGLAAIRQLVAQRADVRVVVLSTFDMSEDIHLAFEAGARAYLLKDSSREEIIAAILAVSAGERVVPPKIQQRLGERRSRPALSAKELEILQLIVQGRSNKEIGAQLNITEFTVKGHLKNIFLKLQVADRTEAAIKAVWEGIVHLRPETFQS from the coding sequence ATGCCAAGCCCCCTCCAACTCCTCGTGGTCGACGATCACCCCGCGTTTCGCGCCGGCCTGCGGGCCCTGTTGAACGACGACCCGCGGTTCAGCGTGGTCGGCGAAGCCGGCACCGTCGCCGAGGCGGTGGCGCGGCACGCGGAACTGCACCCGGATGTCACCCTGATGGATCTCAACCTCCAGCAGGAGAGCGGTCTGGCCGCCATCCGGCAGCTGGTAGCGCAGCGGGCGGACGTGCGGGTCGTCGTGCTCTCCACCTTTGACATGAGCGAGGACATCCACCTCGCCTTCGAGGCGGGGGCCCGCGCCTACCTGCTGAAGGATTCCAGCCGCGAGGAGATCATCGCGGCCATCCTGGCCGTGTCCGCCGGCGAGCGCGTGGTGCCGCCGAAAATCCAGCAGCGGCTGGGCGAGCGGCGGTCCCGGCCGGCCCTGTCCGCCAAGGAGCTGGAAATCCTCCAGCTCATCGTGCAGGGCCGGAGCAACAAGGAGATCGGGGCGCAGCTGAACATCACGGAATTCACCGTCAAGGGGCACCTGAAAAACATCTTCCTCAAGCTCCAGGTCGCCGACCGCACCGAGGCCGCGATCAAGGCGGTTTGGGAGGGCATCGTGCACCTCCGCCCGGAGACGTTTCAGTCTTAA
- the panC gene encoding pantoate--beta-alanine ligase, with product MRVHHQLPEWQAVRAGAAYAGKSVGFVPTMGALHAGHRALLARARADSDRVVLSIFVNPTQFNDPADLEKYPRTLEADLRLAEGLVDDVIVPPAAALYPDSYAYRVTEDKFSRELEGAHRPGHFDGVLTVVLKLLNVVRPRRAYFGEKDWQQLQLVDGMVRALLLPVEIVPCPTERDPDGLALSSRNRRLSPRARAHAAQFPAILRSARSAADSSAALEAAGFGVDYVADRDGRRLGAVRLENVRLIDNVPL from the coding sequence ATGAGGGTGCATCACCAACTTCCGGAGTGGCAGGCCGTGCGTGCGGGCGCGGCGTATGCGGGGAAATCGGTTGGTTTCGTGCCGACGATGGGCGCGCTGCATGCCGGGCACCGGGCGCTGCTGGCGCGCGCGCGGGCGGACAGCGACCGGGTGGTGCTGAGTATTTTCGTCAATCCGACGCAGTTCAACGACCCCGCCGACCTGGAGAAGTATCCGCGCACGCTGGAGGCGGATCTCCGTCTGGCCGAGGGGTTGGTGGACGACGTGATCGTGCCGCCAGCGGCTGCGCTCTACCCGGACAGCTACGCCTACCGGGTGACCGAGGACAAATTCAGCCGTGAGTTGGAGGGCGCGCACCGGCCCGGGCATTTTGATGGCGTGCTGACCGTCGTGCTCAAGCTGCTCAACGTGGTCCGGCCGCGCCGCGCGTACTTCGGGGAGAAGGACTGGCAGCAATTGCAGCTGGTCGACGGCATGGTGCGGGCGCTGCTGCTGCCGGTGGAGATCGTGCCCTGTCCGACGGAGCGGGACCCCGACGGGCTGGCCCTCAGCTCGCGCAACCGCCGGCTTTCTCCCCGGGCCCGGGCGCACGCCGCCCAATTTCCGGCTATCCTCCGCTCCGCCCGGAGCGCGGCCGACTCATCCGCTGCTTTGGAGGCGGCCGGTTTTGGCGTGGATTATGTGGCCGACCGCGACGGTCGCCGCCTCGGCGCCGTCCGGCTGGAAAACGTCCGGCTCATCGACAATGTCCCCCTCTAA
- the hflX gene encoding GTPase HflX, with product MADFLTDEKVVSRAFLVGVQTPGMEAGEGTELLGELKELVENLRLTVTRTTLVTLRDRQQPKFLIGSGKAAELIAQAKEDGADVIVIDEELSPAQQRNWEEESGLAVIDRQEVILEIFADRAQTREAVLQVALARMEYSLPRLTRAWTHLSRQRGKGAMGGEGETQLEQDRRIVRDRIAHLKEEIATVISQRATQRRKRQRTPVPGVAIVGYTNAGKSSLLNKLTGAQVLAADKLFATLDPTTRQLELPDGRMLLATDTVGFIRRLPHRLVEAFKATLEEVVVADFIIHVLDVANPNVAHHFATTMEVLGELGAAGKPIITVFNKVDAADRQTLALIRAQHPDSLFISVHTGEGLDRLLARCEELTEDNHEAVDLLIPHNRYDVVARLHGAGQVRKQESLAEGVRLTGRFPQKLKPLYDPFRFVAPPPQRKPAGKRVPKA from the coding sequence ATGGCTGATTTCCTGACCGACGAAAAAGTAGTCTCCCGCGCCTTCCTGGTTGGCGTGCAAACCCCCGGCATGGAGGCCGGCGAAGGCACCGAGCTCCTGGGCGAACTGAAGGAACTCGTGGAGAACCTCCGGCTCACCGTCACCCGCACCACCCTCGTCACCCTGCGCGATCGCCAGCAGCCCAAGTTCCTCATTGGCTCCGGCAAGGCCGCCGAGCTCATCGCCCAGGCCAAGGAGGACGGCGCCGACGTCATCGTCATCGACGAGGAACTCTCCCCCGCGCAGCAGCGCAACTGGGAGGAGGAATCCGGCCTCGCCGTCATCGACCGCCAGGAGGTCATCCTCGAGATCTTCGCCGACCGCGCCCAGACGCGCGAGGCGGTGCTGCAGGTCGCGCTCGCGCGCATGGAGTATTCCCTGCCCCGCCTCACCCGCGCCTGGACCCACCTTTCCCGCCAGCGCGGCAAGGGCGCCATGGGCGGCGAGGGCGAGACCCAGCTCGAGCAGGACCGCCGCATTGTGCGCGACCGCATCGCGCACCTGAAAGAGGAGATCGCCACCGTCATCTCCCAGCGCGCCACCCAGCGCCGCAAGCGCCAGCGCACGCCCGTCCCCGGCGTCGCCATCGTCGGCTACACCAACGCCGGCAAATCCTCCCTCCTCAACAAGCTGACCGGCGCGCAGGTGCTGGCGGCCGACAAGCTCTTCGCCACCCTCGACCCGACCACGCGCCAGCTCGAGCTGCCGGACGGCCGCATGCTCCTCGCCACCGACACCGTCGGCTTCATCCGCCGCCTGCCCCACCGCCTCGTCGAGGCCTTCAAGGCCACCCTCGAGGAGGTCGTCGTCGCCGACTTCATCATCCACGTGCTCGACGTCGCCAACCCGAACGTCGCCCACCACTTCGCCACCACCATGGAGGTGCTGGGCGAGCTCGGCGCCGCCGGGAAACCCATCATCACCGTCTTCAACAAGGTCGACGCCGCCGACCGCCAGACCCTCGCCCTGATCCGCGCGCAGCACCCGGACTCGCTCTTCATCAGTGTCCACACCGGCGAGGGCCTCGACCGGCTGCTGGCCCGTTGCGAGGAGCTCACCGAGGACAACCATGAGGCCGTTGACCTGCTCATCCCGCACAACCGCTACGATGTCGTCGCCCGCCTCCACGGCGCCGGCCAGGTGCGCAAGCAGGAGTCCCTCGCCGAGGGCGTGCGCCTCACCGGCCGCTTCCCCCAGAAGCTGAAGCCCCTCTACGATCCCTTCCGCTTCGTCGCCCCGCCCCCCCAGCGTAAGCCCGCCGGCAAACGCGTGCCCAAGGCATAG